The region AACGATCAAATTGCTCAAGGATCATCGCGATTGCTTGTGGGTATTCAGCCACCGATGCTTGAACAGTATTGATGCCTTCTTCGATCCGTTTGGCGATAACAATCTCACCTTCACGGGTTAGCAGTTCAACGGTGCCCATTTCACGCATATACATACGTACTGGATCGGTTGTGCGGCCTAACTCGGCTTCTACAGTAGCAAGCGCAGCAGCAGCTTCTTCGGCAGCATCATCATCGGTGCTGTCCTCAGACATCATGATATCATCAGCATCCGGAGCCTGTTCGTAGACGCGAATACCCATGTCATTAATCATCTGGACAATATCTTCGATCTGTTCAGCATCGACCATATCTGCAGGTAAGTGGTCGTTCACTTCTGCATAGGTTAAGTAACCTTGCTCTTTACCTTTGGCAAGCAACAATTTAAGTTGCGACTGAGGAGTGTGCTCCATAGATATCATCCAAGTTGGGTAACGGTTAAAACGGCGCGCATTTATTGCTGCGCAAAACGTCAATTATAGCCTTGTGTGTTTCAGTGTTCTAGTCAAAAAGCATAATTTTAAGGCATTATGTGCCTTAATGTTAACCTTTTATGACAGCGATAAGCTTAGTTAGCTGTATCCTTTCTTCTTTAGTATGGTTCTGTTTTAGACTCAATTCCTGATATCGCTGTTCAATATACTGATTATTGAGCCAGATTAAGGTTTTTTTAAACTCAAGTTGCAAGTTTTCATCCGCCACTTGGTGATCCCATTGGGTCAGTTTTTTAAGGGTGTTGAGTTGATTATTCCCCCTAAATTGTTCAAGTAGTTGTGCGCTGTTTTTGACTTGTACTCGAGTCATGTCTAATAAGAGAGCTAGCAATTCTATACCGGCCATCTTTATGTGTTTCAGTGCGGTTTGCTCATGCAAACCTTCACCTAAAAGAGGATTTTGTACTAGCAATGCAATGGCTAATCGCAGTGGTGTTCCTCGTCCTTTTAATGCTTTTGTTTGAAGTGGTTTTGCTTGCTCCTTAGAGGAGAAGCCCAACTTCCGTCTTAGCTCTTCTGCATCGTTCATTCCCAGTTTATAGGCTAGATTTTCTAGCAATAAGCTTTGTAAAACGGTGTCTTGAACTTTTTCAATCAGTTTGATGGCCTGTTTGGCTAGCGTGCCTTTATCTGAACTATGTTGTTTGGCTAGGGTTTCAAAAAGAAACTCAGGCAGTAATTGTGCTTCATCAATTTGTTGTTCAAATTTCTCTTTTCCTACCTGGCGAACCATGGTGTCTGGATCTTCACCTTCAGGCAGAAACATAAACTTGACCTGAACACCCGGTTTGAGCAGAGGCAGTGCGGTTTCAAGTGCCCGCCATGCTGCCTCGATTCCAGCTTTGTCACCATCGTAGCAACAGATGACGTCTTTGGCTGTACGCAGTAACAGTTGAAATTGTTCTGCTGTAGTCGATGTCCCTAATGAGGCTACTGCGTAGTCAACATCGAATTGTGCCAGTGCGACGACATCCATATACCCTTCGACAATAAGCACTCTTTGTGGATCTCGATGTCGCTGTTTTAGCTCATAGAGGCCATAAAGCTCATTGCCCTTATGAAATATGGGCGTTTCTGGAGAATTCAAGTACTTTGGTGTTCCATCGCCTAAAACTCGACCACCAAAACCGATCACTCGGCCTCTTCTATCTCGAATGGGAAACATAAGTCTGTCACGAAATCTATCGTAACGTTTGCCATTATCATTTTTTATGACCATTCCAGCGGTCAGTAACTTGTCTTGTGCATCCTGATTTTGACGGTAGCGGCTTAATAAGCCATCCCAGCCATCGGGTGCAAATCCAATATTGAAATGGTCAACCACTTCATTGGAAAGTCCTCGATGTAATAAATAATCAAGCACCTTTTGTTTATCATTATTCTGTCTAAGCTGATGTTGAAAATAGAGACTTGCTTCTTCCATTAACTGGTATAAATCACGACTTAATCCTTCGTCGCGCTTAGGCCCAGTTCCTTGCTCTCTTGGGACGTCAACACCAAGTTGTCCAGCAAGGTCTTCAATGGCATCAATAAAATCGAGTCTGTCATACTCCATCACGAAATCGATGACGTTGCCATGTGCTCCACATCCGAAGCAATGGTAAAATTGCTTATCCCGGCTTACGGTAAAAGAGGGGGATTTTTCACTATGGAAAGGGCAACAGGCAGAGTGATTCTTACCCGCTTTTTTTAGGGGTACTTTAGCGTCGATAAGATCAACGATATCAATACGAGCTACCAGCTCATTGATGAAATCACGAGGTATCGCCATTAGTCAGTCATTAATACCTTTCGCGAAGAGAAAACAATACGTATAAACAAACAAGCCGCGCAAGAGCACGGCTTGTTCACGCATAAAACTAAAATTACTTAAGTTTAGCTCTGATCATGGTGCCAATGACGGCCATATCAGCTCTTCCTAAGACTTTAGGTTTTAATGCTCCCATTACTTTACCCATATCCGCCATGGAGGATGCTTGCATTTCATCAATGCTTGCATCAACTAGCTGAACAATTTCCTCTTCGGAAAGAGGCTGAGGCAGAAAATCTTCAAGAACTTTGATTTCTGCTGCTTCAATTGCTGCTAATTCATCACGTCCGGCAGCACTGTATTGTGCAATCGAATCACGACGCTGTTTAACCATTTTGGTTAAGACCGCTATAGCTTGCTCGTTAGTCAGATTTTCGCGGGTATCCACTTCAATCTGCTTAACAGCTGCTAGTGCCATACGAATCGTTCCCAAGCGCAGCTTTTCTTTAGCGCGCATAGCATCTTTCATTTGGTCTTTTAGCTGATCAATTAGGCTCATAAGAGATTAGTATAAACGTACGCGACGAGCGTTTTCGCGTGAAAGTTTTTTAGCAAGACGTTTAATAGCAGCGGCTTTAGCACGCTTACGGCAAGTTGTTGGCTTTTCGTAAAACTCACGAGCACGAACATCAGCTAAAATACCAGCTTTTTCACAAGAGCGCTTAAAACGACGTAGAGCTACGTCAAATGGTTCGTTATCGCGTACTTTAATTATTGGCATACGCCATCACCCCTTAGGTGTAGTTGTTGGAGCCAATTACTCGACTCTAGTTAATTTAAAAATGGTGCGGAATTCTATACCGAGTCCGGGCACTTTGTAAAGTGAATATTGCGATTGCGATTAAGTTCTTATGTTCTGTTATTGTTATCTTATTAAGACTAGTCGCATTTTCAGCTTGATAAGTGCAGATTATACCTGCATTTTTATTGAGTTACTTGATTATAACGATTTATCAAATAATGGGGTTTTTGATGAGCGCTTTGTATTTAAAATTGTTTTATTGGCATGTTGGGCCGATCAGCTAGAAATGTGTCCGGATTATATTGGTATAAAGGAGAAACTGCAGTAGAATTGCAGCCTATTTTGACTGCTTGACGGGATATGATGCGAGTTTTAGGTATTGAAACATCTTGCGATGAAACTGGAGTTGCTGTTTATGATGACAAGCTAGGCTTGTTATCGCATGTATTATACAGTCAGGTTAAACTTCATGCAGATTATGGTGGTGTTGTCCCTGAATTAGCCTCGAGGGACCATGTTAGAAAAATCGTTCCTCTTGTGAGACAAGTGTTACTTGAGGCTAATTGTACGTTAGATGATATTGATGGTGTGGCCTATACCAAAGGACCTGGACTCGTCGGTGCTCTGTTGGTTGGTGCGTGTATGGGCAGAGCATTAGCTTACTCTTGGGGCAAGCCTGCTATTGGGGTTCATCATATGGAGGGGCACCTATTAGCCCCCATGCTGGAAGATAATGCCCCCGAATACCCATTTTTAGCTTTGTTAGTGTCTGGTGGCCATTCAATGCTGGTTGCCGTTGAAGGCATTGGCGAATATGAAGTATTAGGTGAGTCGGTCGATGATGCCGCTGGTGAAGCGTTTGATAAAACAGCCAAGTTAATGGGATTAGATTATCCAGGTGGACCACGTTTAGCCAAACTCGCGGCTAAAGGTGAAGCTGGACATTATCGTTTTCCAAGGCCAATGACAGATAAGCCAGGCCTTAATTTTAGCTTTTCTGGTTTAAAAACATTCGCAGCCAATACTATCGCCTCTGAGCCTGATGATGAGCAAACTCGGGCTAATATTGCACTTGCGTTTGAAGAAGCTGTGGTTGATACCTTGTCAATTAAGTGTCGCCGTGCATTAAAGCAAACAGGGTATAATAATTTAGTGATTGCTGGTGGCGTCAGTGCCAACACGCGTTTACGCACCTCATTGGCTGAGATGATGACATCGCTTAATGGTAAGGTCTATTACCCTAGAAGTGAATTCTGCACTGATAATGGTGCCATGATAGCGTATGCGGGTTTACAACGGCTAAAAGCGGGTCAAACTGATGATTTAGCAGTGAAAGGTGTTCCTCGTTGGCCACTTGACTCATTGCCTTCTTTGGTTGATGAGTGAAGTCTGTGTTACTGTTTGCTATTTTGCTTTTTACGTGAAAACCTCGATTCTTCACCTTTAAGCAATCGGCGAATATTGTCTTTATGGCGGATAAGAATTAAAGCAGATAGCATGGCCACTGGGATGACAAATCTATCATCCAGATACCAAGTATAAAATGGTGCGAGCAATGCTGTTACGATGGCTGCAAGGGAAGAATAGCGGCAAAGCATTAGTATGAAAATCCAACTTCCGATTAAAAGTAGTGCCAGTTCAGGGCCGATAGGCGCCATTGCACCAAAGGCGGTAGCCACGCCTTTGCCTCCTTTAAAATGAAAAAATAGGGGGAATATATGTCCAAGGCAGGCTGCAACGGCAATGATCCCCAATGCAAAAGAATCGAGTCCTAAGCGAAAGGCGATATAAGCAGGTAAGGCGCCTTTGAGCATGTCAAAAAATAGTACGAGTGCTGCAGCGCTCGCGCCGCCAATACGGAGCACATTGGTCGCCCCAGGGTTACCAGAGCCTTGAGTTCTTGGATCGGCAAGACCGCGCAAGCGACACACGAGTACTGCACTTGAAATCGACCCCGCGAGATAGGCTAATAATATCATTCCTAACGTCAGTGCTGTTATGGTCAAATTGGTTTCCTTATCCGTCTTAAGGTATCATCTGGCCACAATACTTTCAGCTTACATTTATCTTGTGTTGCTCTAGATAATGAGAGTGAGTTAGGCAGTTAAAGTATTAAGGTTAAATGACACATTATTGGCACTAGCAAGGTATTATGTGTCTTTGCTATTGAAATCTGTTTTTTTCGTTAGTCACTAGACAATATCACTGATTAGAGCGGGATTATATCTTCTTTATTCGATTTAGCTTATCTAAACTAAGTGATTGACATTGAGTATTGCGACTATTTAATAAGTTTTATCATCGAGGATGTTATGGATAAGGTGTTAATCAGGCAGTTAAAAATTGAAACCATTATCGGTATTTATGAGTGGGAAAAACAAATCCATCAGACCTTGTTGGTCGATCTCGATATGGCTTGGGATAATAGGCCTGCCGCTGCAACTGATGATCACCAGCATGCGCTTTGCTATGAAACAGTATCAAATCGCTTAACGGCACTGATCACTGAAAAACCGATTGAACTGATTGAGACAGCGGCAGAGATGATTGCTAGCTGTGTAATGACAGAGTTTACTGTACCTTGGGTTAAGGTGACGCTAATGAAGCCTGGGGCAGTACCAACAGCAGCTGCAGTTGGCGTTGCAATAGAGCGAGGGCATGGTTAATGAGTGCAAGAATATTTATTAGTTTGGGCAGTAATATTGAACCTGAGCGCTACATTAAGGCCGCATTAGACGAGTTGAGTCGTCATTTTAACCATTTGCTTTGTTCATCGGTTTTTGAGAGCGAATCAGTGGGCTTTGCCGGATGTAACTTTTTGAATATGGTGGTTGCTGCAGACACTGAGCTGAGTATTGGTGAAGTGGTTGCTGTGTTTAAGCAAATAGAACAAGCTCATGGACGAATAGCAAGTGCTAAAAAGTTTTCAGCAAGAAGTCTGGATCTTGATCTACTGCTTTATAATGATGTCATAAGCCAAGATCCTATCGAACTGCCTAGAGCTGAAATTTTAACCAATGCTTTTGTGTTATGGCCTTTAGCTGAAATTGCTCCCGAGCTTATCCATCAAGGAGTTGGAAAGAGTTACCAATCCTTGTGGGATGAGTACGATAAGACTCGTCAGAAGCTGTGGCCTATTCCGTTTACGTGCCCACAAATGGCATAGTTGAACGTTTTTTCGACTTCATTGGCTCATCAATAAACGATTAATGTTAAAGGATATTCATGGACACTTTCCAGGTCATTGTATTGGCGCTTATTCAAGGCTTGACCGAGTTTTTACCAATTTCAAGTTCAGCGCACCTTATTTTACCTTCGCAAATCTTGGGTTGGGAAGATCAAGGGCTAGCATTTGATGTGGCGGTTCATATCGGTTCATTGTTAGCGGTCGTGCTCTACTTTCGTCAAGAAGTCGTCTCCTTATTGACCGCTTGGTTTGCTAGCCTTGTTAAGGGGCAGCATAATGATGATAGCAAGCTCGCTTGGTGGATTATTTTAGCCACTTTGCCTGCTGTTATCTTGGGTTTTGCTTTGAAAGATATGATAGAGCTGTATTTACGTGGCCCAGGTGTTATCGCAATCACGACGGTTATCTTTGGCTTACTCTTGTGGTGGGCTGACAGAATGTCACGTCTTGAACTGACTGAATATCAGACAGGTTGGAAAAAAGCGTTATTAATTGGTTTTGCTCAAGCGCTCGCGCTGATACCGGGAACATCACGTTCTGGTGCCACGATCACGGCAGCGTTAATGTTAGGCTTAGGCCGTGAAGCGGCGGCACGATTTTCTTTTTTAATGTCGATCCCTGTGATATTGGGCGCAGCGATGTTGATGGGTAAAGATCTGCTAGAAAGCGGCCATGTTATCGATTATTCCTCATTGGCGCTGGGTGTTGGCGTGTCATTTGTTGCCGCTTATCTGTGTATTCATTTATTTTTGAAAATTATTAGCCGTATGGGAATGACCCCATTTGTTATTTATCGTCTGGCTCTAGGTGCATTCTTATGTGCCTTTATATTTATGTAACATAAGAGAAATCATGAAAAGTCTTTATCTTTGCCCTGTGTGTGATCAACCTCTGTTAATTCATGAGGCATCTCAAGGGCTACACTGCTGTAAAAAACACCATTTTGATAAAAGTGACAACGGCTACTGGGTTTTTAATCAAGCTAAGAAACCACAGATTGATTCAAGACAAATAATGAGAGCTAAGCGTTTCTTATTGGAATCGGGAATATTTCTCCCAGTGGTTGAAAGCATCCAAACCATGATAGAGCAAGTAACATTTGCTGATGGAGCCATTAACTATTTAGATTATGACTGCGGTGAAGGGTATTATTTAAGAACCATCAAACAAAAGTTAGCGTTGAGTATAGAGGGCAAGGCGCTTACCTCAAGATGGAATACTTATGGGATCACCGAGGCTGAAAATGCGCTGTTTTCAGCAGCAAAAATTCAATCTGAAACTCACTTAGACACTGAAAGTGATGCCACGTATGGTACTGACAGTCACTTTATTGTCAGCACGCTAAAGAAGCTACCTTTAGCTAATGAAAGCTTTGATTTAATCACTTTAATAGATAAACAACTTAAAGGAAAAGAGCTCATTCGGGTATTAAAACCCAATGGATTGCTAATACAAGTGTCGCCTGCGCCGCGTCACTTATGGCAGATAAAATCTGAGGTATACCCAGATCTAACGGAAAAAGAGCTTATCTTGCCTCATGCTAGTGAGCTAGAATTACTGCAAACTGAGCGGGTACGTTTTACCTTGGGGGCAGAGGGGAGCCAAGCGATAGCTTTACTTGAAATGACACCTTATGCTTGGAGAGCCAATGATAAGGTACGTAAAAAGTTGGCCACGAATGCTTATGAAGCGTTAGAAATTGATTTTATTATTAGTTTATCTAGGAAGAAATGATCCTCAGCACAGGTGTTAGTAAGCTGTCTGTGGTTAAGCATGAATATACGTCATGGTTTTTAAATCAAAATAAGCATTAAATATCTATTAGGAAATCGAGTTTATTATGATACGAGTTATGCTGTTGTTTATTTTAAGTGTAATTTCTACATTGGCTGTAGCTAATGTGTATTCTTTACCTGAAAAGGGAAGTCGACTCATTGGAGAAATCCAACAACATGTAGTCGTGAAAGGGGATTTTTTTCAAACCATCGCGAAGCAATACAATGTGGGGATTCTTGAATTAATCGAAACCAACCCTGGGGTTGATCCATTCTTGCCCACGGTTGGCACTAAACTGATTATTCCCACGCAGATGTTATTACCAGATGTACCACGCAAAGGAATCGTGATCAACTTACCTGAATTGCGGCTTTACTACTTTCCTAACAAGGGTAAAGAAGTGCATGTTTTTCCTGTTGGTATTGGCCGTATTGGCCGCGAAACACCAGAAATGGTGACGAAAATTAAGGCTAGGATCCCTAACCCTAATTGGACGCCGCCAGCGAGTATTCGTCAAGCCCATTTAGAAGAGCTCGGTGAGATACTTCCTCGGGTGGTACCGGCAGGCCCTGATAACCCGCTGGGTGATTATGCAATGCAGTTATCTTATGGTGATGGTAGTTACCTTATTCATGGCACCAATAAAAATTTTGGTATAGGGATGCGAGTGAGCTCTGGCTGTGTACGTTTAAACCCTGATGACATTGAATGGCTATTTAATCAAACTAAATATGGCGATTCGGTCAGGATCATCAATCAAACGGTGAAAGTGTCAGCAGAGCCGGACGGCAGTCAGATAATCGAGGTTCATTCTGCGTTGTCTAAATCAGAATCCGCTGTTGATCAAACTAAAACGGTGACCATGTCTGCAGGGGTGGTTAAATTTATCAGCCAAGCTGATGTTGATAACATTAAAGCCAATGACGCCTTACTGACTCAAAATGGGTTACCGGTGGATATCAGTCAGTAAATAATCCGCATTGAATCATTAATATGGAACTGAGCGTTCTTTGTGGGCGCTTTTTATTGTTTGAAATTTGAGAAGTGTGGGTTGGGAGATTGATAAGTATGACGTTGTTGTGAGGTGAAATGTTATATTTTGATAGGTAAGTAGATAAACGGCTATGTAGGATAAATATCGTATCGGCAACACAAATATGCTGCCGATACTGACAAATT is a window of Shewanella sp. VB17 DNA encoding:
- the tsaD gene encoding tRNA (adenosine(37)-N6)-threonylcarbamoyltransferase complex transferase subunit TsaD; the protein is MRVLGIETSCDETGVAVYDDKLGLLSHVLYSQVKLHADYGGVVPELASRDHVRKIVPLVRQVLLEANCTLDDIDGVAYTKGPGLVGALLVGACMGRALAYSWGKPAIGVHHMEGHLLAPMLEDNAPEYPFLALLVSGGHSMLVAVEGIGEYEVLGESVDDAAGEAFDKTAKLMGLDYPGGPRLAKLAAKGEAGHYRFPRPMTDKPGLNFSFSGLKTFAANTIASEPDDEQTRANIALAFEEAVVDTLSIKCRRALKQTGYNNLVIAGGVSANTRLRTSLAEMMTSLNGKVYYPRSEFCTDNGAMIAYAGLQRLKAGQTDDLAVKGVPRWPLDSLPSLVDE
- the dnaG gene encoding DNA primase; the encoded protein is MAIPRDFINELVARIDIVDLIDAKVPLKKAGKNHSACCPFHSEKSPSFTVSRDKQFYHCFGCGAHGNVIDFVMEYDRLDFIDAIEDLAGQLGVDVPREQGTGPKRDEGLSRDLYQLMEEASLYFQHQLRQNNDKQKVLDYLLHRGLSNEVVDHFNIGFAPDGWDGLLSRYRQNQDAQDKLLTAGMVIKNDNGKRYDRFRDRLMFPIRDRRGRVIGFGGRVLGDGTPKYLNSPETPIFHKGNELYGLYELKQRHRDPQRVLIVEGYMDVVALAQFDVDYAVASLGTSTTAEQFQLLLRTAKDVICCYDGDKAGIEAAWRALETALPLLKPGVQVKFMFLPEGEDPDTMVRQVGKEKFEQQIDEAQLLPEFLFETLAKQHSSDKGTLAKQAIKLIEKVQDTVLQSLLLENLAYKLGMNDAEELRRKLGFSSKEQAKPLQTKALKGRGTPLRLAIALLVQNPLLGEGLHEQTALKHIKMAGIELLALLLDMTRVQVKNSAQLLEQFRGNNQLNTLKKLTQWDHQVADENLQLEFKKTLIWLNNQYIEQRYQELSLKQNHTKEERIQLTKLIAVIKG
- the rpsU gene encoding 30S ribosomal protein S21, which translates into the protein MPIIKVRDNEPFDVALRRFKRSCEKAGILADVRAREFYEKPTTCRKRAKAAAIKRLAKKLSRENARRVRLY
- a CDS encoding undecaprenyl-diphosphate phosphatase, with the protein product MDTFQVIVLALIQGLTEFLPISSSAHLILPSQILGWEDQGLAFDVAVHIGSLLAVVLYFRQEVVSLLTAWFASLVKGQHNDDSKLAWWIILATLPAVILGFALKDMIELYLRGPGVIAITTVIFGLLLWWADRMSRLELTEYQTGWKKALLIGFAQALALIPGTSRSGATITAALMLGLGREAAARFSFLMSIPVILGAAMLMGKDLLESGHVIDYSSLALGVGVSFVAAYLCIHLFLKIISRMGMTPFVIYRLALGAFLCAFIFM
- the plsY gene encoding glycerol-3-phosphate 1-O-acyltransferase PlsY → MTITALTLGMILLAYLAGSISSAVLVCRLRGLADPRTQGSGNPGATNVLRIGGASAAALVLFFDMLKGALPAYIAFRLGLDSFALGIIAVAACLGHIFPLFFHFKGGKGVATAFGAMAPIGPELALLLIGSWIFILMLCRYSSLAAIVTALLAPFYTWYLDDRFVIPVAMLSALILIRHKDNIRRLLKGEESRFSRKKQNSKQ
- a CDS encoding SAM-dependent methyltransferase, which translates into the protein MKSLYLCPVCDQPLLIHEASQGLHCCKKHHFDKSDNGYWVFNQAKKPQIDSRQIMRAKRFLLESGIFLPVVESIQTMIEQVTFADGAINYLDYDCGEGYYLRTIKQKLALSIEGKALTSRWNTYGITEAENALFSAAKIQSETHLDTESDATYGTDSHFIVSTLKKLPLANESFDLITLIDKQLKGKELIRVLKPNGLLIQVSPAPRHLWQIKSEVYPDLTEKELILPHASELELLQTERVRFTLGAEGSQAIALLEMTPYAWRANDKVRKKLATNAYEALEIDFIISLSRKK
- a CDS encoding GatB/YqeY domain-containing protein, yielding MSLIDQLKDQMKDAMRAKEKLRLGTIRMALAAVKQIEVDTRENLTNEQAIAVLTKMVKQRRDSIAQYSAAGRDELAAIEAAEIKVLEDFLPQPLSEEEIVQLVDASIDEMQASSMADMGKVMGALKPKVLGRADMAVIGTMIRAKLK
- the folB gene encoding dihydroneopterin aldolase is translated as MDKVLIRQLKIETIIGIYEWEKQIHQTLLVDLDMAWDNRPAAATDDHQHALCYETVSNRLTALITEKPIELIETAAEMIASCVMTEFTVPWVKVTLMKPGAVPTAAAVGVAIERGHG
- the folK gene encoding 2-amino-4-hydroxy-6-hydroxymethyldihydropteridine diphosphokinase produces the protein MSARIFISLGSNIEPERYIKAALDELSRHFNHLLCSSVFESESVGFAGCNFLNMVVAADTELSIGEVVAVFKQIEQAHGRIASAKKFSARSLDLDLLLYNDVISQDPIELPRAEILTNAFVLWPLAEIAPELIHQGVGKSYQSLWDEYDKTRQKLWPIPFTCPQMA
- a CDS encoding L,D-transpeptidase family protein — its product is MIRVMLLFILSVISTLAVANVYSLPEKGSRLIGEIQQHVVVKGDFFQTIAKQYNVGILELIETNPGVDPFLPTVGTKLIIPTQMLLPDVPRKGIVINLPELRLYYFPNKGKEVHVFPVGIGRIGRETPEMVTKIKARIPNPNWTPPASIRQAHLEELGEILPRVVPAGPDNPLGDYAMQLSYGDGSYLIHGTNKNFGIGMRVSSGCVRLNPDDIEWLFNQTKYGDSVRIINQTVKVSAEPDGSQIIEVHSALSKSESAVDQTKTVTMSAGVVKFISQADVDNIKANDALLTQNGLPVDISQ